The genome window tttcagcttttatttctttgagtactTCAGCCTtgcccttttcttctccttccaggACTCTGATGACATGAATGTTCAATCTTTAGTTATAGTCCCATAGGTCCTTGaggctctgttaatttttttttccagtctattttctctgttgttcacATTGTATAATTTCCATATTCTGTCTTTCAGTTtgctcatttttccctctctccccccttctgCTGTAGAGTCCATCCATtgagttttttatattttggctattatctTTTCCAGTTCtaaactttccattttgtttctctttatgtattatatttcttgctgtttctctttATGTATTATATctctttatgtattatatttctttttttttttaagattttatttatttatttgacagaggaagacatcgcgagagcaggaacacaagcagggggagtgggagagggagaagcaggcttcccgcggagcagagagcccgatgtgggactcaatcccaggaccctgggaccatgacctgagccgaaggcagacgcttaacgactgagccacccaggcgccctcttgctGGGACATTCTATTTCTGTGCTTCAACTttcatctgtcttttcttttcttttctttttttcattttgctttttgaagaattttttgaAGTCTCACTTGTTCTTggtatgcattatttttattgaaacttGGACATTTGGGGTATTATGTTATGAAACTCTGGATCGTATTTAAGCCTCCTGTTCTAGCTGGATTCTTCTGACATGCTCTAGCAGGGGAATTGGAGATATTGCCTCATTACAGCTAGATGGAGGTTGAAGtccaggttccccactcagcccCTCTTGACACCTGAGGGTGAAGGAGCTCCTTGTTACTGCGAAGTAGCAATGGGTCTTCTGGCTCACCATTAGCTATCCACTGATACTTCCCTGGATGGAAGAAATAGGAGTACCTCATTACTGCTCCCTATGTGTTTTCCACTGATACCACAGTAGTGGTGAGGAGAGGAATCTTGTTACTGCTGGGTGGTGGCAAAAGTCATGAGTCTCTACTGGGCCACTTCTGACACCACCCTGGGGTGGAAAGGTAGGGATGTCTTGTTACTAACAGGTGGAGATTTAAGTCCAGGATCCCCCGGTGTTCCTCACTAATGATGTCTTGACAACATGGCCTCATTACCACCTAGCAGTGACGGAAGTCCCAGCTCCCTACTTGGTGTTCTCTGATACCACCTCAGCTTAGGGGTTGGGGTGCCCTGTTATAGCCTGGTGAGTGTGGAAGTCTAGGCTTCCCCTGTAGCCTttgctggtgggggtgggagtcaaGACACATTACCCCCCAACACCAAATCCCACTCTGTGGTATTTGGCTGGAGTACAGCTGTTATTATctaaagttttctgtttttctaggcTGCATTTTTCCTCATCCTTTAGCCAGAGAGggctttgtgggttttttgttttgctttttttgttgttgtttgtttgtttgttttttggtttgcacTCATTGGTATTTCCAAGTTCTTTAGCCCCATTCATCCCTATGTTGTTCTTTGGGTACCAAGGTCCCTAGCTGGTCTGCCTTCTTCTGTCTacctttcagagtcttctgtatttgctttatatataatcCCCaagatttttagttgtacttagcaGAGCAGTAGGAAAAATTGTGTCTACTTAATCTCTTTGGAAGCAAAATCTACCCTGACTTTTAATACCATAAATTAGTTTTGCTTGCTTTTGTAactctatataaatggaatcatatggtatgtgctCTTCTGCTTCTTGCTTTTCTCAGTCcatattatgtttgtgagattcatccatgtcattgcaagaaATTGTAATTGTTCATTTTTACTGCTGTACAGTATTTCATGATATGAATATAACATAGTTTATATATTCTTCTATAGAGAGGTTGTTCCCAGTTTTGAGCTATTAAAATTGttctgctgtgaacatttttgtaGATGTCATTTGGTGAATACATTACTATTTAATACATATCGAGGAGTTGTCATCAGGTAAACCTTCAGGTTTGATAGCTATTCCCAAACACTTATCAAAGTagtgtatcaatttacattcctatcagcaaCCTCTGTGAGGtccagttgctctacatcctcatcaacacttggtattatctgtcctatttattttagccattttgggaATATGTTGTATTAttgcattgttttaatttgcttttactatcgcttctcggccttttggctaagatcaagtgtagtatctgttcttatcagtttaatttgcttttactGCTCACTTGAAtcaagttgagcatctttttatatatttatttgccacTTGCCTAAGCTCTTTTGTGAAGTGACTGTTCAagtcttttactcatttttcctaTTAGATTACCTGACATCTTTCTatagatttttaagaattctctATATATCTGGATACattcttttgtcagatatatatataatattcatccTCACCAGAATACCTTATTTTACTCTTTGGCTTGACATTTCCATCTTTAATGTTGCCTTTTTATgaaaagaagtttttaattttaatgtagtccaatttattttttcttccttaatgcTTAGCACTTTTATATCCTATTTAATAGTTTTCTATCCTAAGATCTTCAAGatctttttctgtgtttacaatccatctggaattgatttttgtgtatcatGTGAAGTAGAGGATctgtttattgttgttgttgttcttttttctaagtagttgccttaaattttttttacatcatcCCTTATCATTTATGCTCTTTTTTCCACAAAAAATTTCCATAACTTTTTCATTCAAGCATTCCTTTTATTCCccttcatcctcctccttcttgaaaaatatgtattatttttgtttcatagttgcatttcttttcctatttctgaaattaatatatttaggaaatattttcctCCTCACATAGCTTCTATTTTCtccatgttgatttttttttctgtttgttttggttctttCATGTAAGGTACTTTCTTCAAATGTCTTACAATTCTGGATGACTGCTCATATTTAGTGGCAGGGCTTGATGACTCCGAACTTCCATGTAGAGTGATTTGGTGGGTTGTTTAGTGGGGGAGGCTTCAGTGTCAGGATCCTCAGAGAAGAACCTTCCAGTTCCCTGCCTGGAGGATGATAACCTTGCCAGCCTCTGGAAACCTTGTGAGGGAAGTTGGATGGGGGTTTGGGGTTAGGGCTAAGGCTTGGAATCAGTATGTATATGTGCACTTAATGCCCTGTTTTCAGTCTGGTACCCCTACTCTCAGCTCCAGCTGTTTCTGTACGACAGCAGAACCTCTGTTTTATTCTCTCCACAGGGGAAAAACCTCTAGCTGTCTGGTTAGCTATGTGGAGTAGAGAAGGGGATTGAGTGTTTTTCGTTGGAGTTCAGACTTTCAGTCAACTCCATTAGcagcagcctcccctccccacctctacacacacacacacacacacacacacacacacacacttatttgcACTTCAACCTAATATGGCCAACTCGTGAGACTTCTTTGAAGGATTCTGAGTAATAAATTCTATTACTGGCTTTCCTCACTGTCAACCAAGGTTTCAGTTTTCTAAGATCTACTAAGTTATTTACCAATTGTCTAATTATATTCTGGCTTCCAGAATCTCATTTTATTGCTCCATTTATGGGCTTTTTAATTCTCCTAGCTTGgattatgactttaaaaatgtgtgtgtgtgtgtgcgcacacgcgtGTGATCATTTTAGTAGAGCACAGGGATGGAAGTCAGATGTGCTCAATCTGCCATCTTCACCCAGAAGTGTCATACAACTTTTATaccctttaaaaacaaatatttcttttaaatttgagctcagagggcacctgggtggctcagtcgttaagcgtctgccttcagctcaggtcatgatcccagggtcctgggatcgagtcccacatcgggctccctgctcggcaggaagcctgcttctccctctcccgctccccctgcttgtgtttctgctcttgctatctctctctctgtcaaataaataaataaaatcttttaaaaaaataaataaataaatttgagctcagaaatgaaattaatttagaaaataagtcCAAAGGAGAATTATTGTTCTCTTTAGGTGATGAGATGGAATTGGAGCTGCTGATTTGGCTAGGTGAAGGCACTAATGATGAAAGAAACATAAGTATGGAACATTGAGAAAAATCAGCTGGACAGCAAAAGATAGgattttgcttttccttgaagTTTTGTGGGGAAAACAGATTTTCCTTTCACGCTAAGGAAAACATACTTGGGAACTAGATAGAGTTGggggttgcacaacattgtgaatgcactAAATTCCACTGAATTGTttacttaaaatggttaattttatgttgtgtgaattttacctcaaataaaaaaattgcttaaacctaaaaataagaaatacatgaaCATTGTAAAAACTTACAGCTACATTGACACCTGGCTTGGGGATGAGGGTAGAAGATCAACTGACTTATTACACAGGTCTCATTACATTGTGTTTCCACTCTCTGCCTAGcagctcttttttaaatgtttgcaagCCTGATTCTGGAAGATTTTCAGCAACTTAGTCTTCATTTTGGGAAAAGGGGAGAGCAAGATCTATTCCAAGGGGTAGCAAGTGAAGTTATTCCTCTCTGGTATAGAAGGTGAAAAGAATTACTATGTATTTAATGTATATACCTCCTACATCAGAATATATTGATTGCAGCTTGAGAAATCTTGATGTAAGCAAGACCTTTGGACTCTTTAATTATCTGTATaatggaagaaagggaaattctGATGGAATGTGGTAGTTCCTATAAATTTATGCCATTGACATATTGTTTATCTTTCATATGAAACATCCTGTCTCATAAAAAGGtttaatcacattttattatCCAGAATGTAGCATTTGGCAGTTAGAGTGTACGGCTTAAAGCCATGATATTAGGGTTTGGACTCTCACTCTGACACTTCTGAGTTATTGAAGCTCAGCatgcctcatttttcttttctgtaacaCAGAAAAGATAATAGGGATATTGTGATAAATATGAATTAACACTTTTAAAGATGTTTAAGtttgcctggcacagagtaagcactcaataaatggtatctgggttttttttttttttcctgacgtTTTCTTAAACTTTAATCCATAAAAGCACACCTAGAGAAATGTATGGAATATATACAACATAAAGGCTATTTCCTTACCGGGCTATCTTTGTCGTGGCTGTAGTGACCAACTCCAGTTGCAAATGTGCAGTTGACTCCCTCTTTCTCATCACATCCGTGGTTGTGGTTAAAagcttatttctgtttttctatagAAACTGAAGTTTTAGCtacctttattttctaaaaattctacACTTCAAACATGCAGTGGATTTGTTTGAAAAGTAAAACCAAGAAAGTGTAAATACTATTTTCAATTCTCTATATTTGGTTTAGACATAATCCCTATCATTTGTAAATTTTCACCAGGAATCAATGAAAAGATTTGAGAATGAACCTGAGCTATATAACCCTGCCATTAGAACATGTAATTAGTCAGTCAGTGGCCATAAAGAGTATTTGATTCTTTGAaagctgttttccttttttagtatTGTATGGCTGCAAGTGATAAACGGGagaattctctcattctctctcattaCTATTTTTGTTTGAAACTCCTCAGCTTCTTGCAAGATGAAACTCTAggtttaaatgttattttcataCTAAGCcaccttttaaattttactttacaGATCAACAATCAAGATTCTGAAGGTCATAAACTTTCTGATGGTGGTGGTAAGCCATGGCGTCAGATGATAAAGTCGCCATCTTAACTGATGATGAagaggaacagaagagaaagtatGTGCTTGCTGATCCCTTTAATGGTATTTCCAGGGAACCCGAACCACCTTCCAATGAAACGCCCACCTCCACAGAAACAACAGCTATTCCTGAGGAGGAAATAGACTGGATAGAGAAACATTGTGTCAAAATAAACAATGATCTTCTGATATCCAAggtcttctattttttcttctactctGCATATGGCTCTCTTTACCCACTTTTGCCTGTGTATTATAAACAGCTGGGAATGTCACCCAGCCAGAGTGGATTGCTAGTAGGTATCCGATACTTCATTGAATTCTGCAGTGCCCCCTTTTGGGGTGTAGTTGCAGATCgctttaaaaaaggcaaaatcgtcctcctcttttctcttttgtgttgGGTTTTATTCAACCTGGGCATCGGATTTGTCAAACCTGCTACCTTGAGATGTGTACCAAAGATTCCCCCAACATCTCGTCCCACTAATTCAAGTCACCTGTTAACTGTCCTGCCAACCAACTCTTCCATTACCACATCACCAAGAATGCGTGAGAAAAGGAGCCTGCTCCCTTCCACCTGGCCGGTGATTGTAGAAACGGGGCCCAATGTCACAGAAACTGTCATCTTTTCGACAGCTCCAAACAAGACCAGTATGCCCACTCTGCAACCGCAGACAGACGAAATTACTGACCATATTATGGACTTTACCTTGAGTCCAAGCACAGCAACCCCTGCCTTCCCGGGAAACGTAACCAGAGAGACAACCACTGCTATTGTCACTACCACCAAATCTTTACCTTCTGATCAAGTCACTCTTGTTTACGATCAACAAGAAGTGGAGGCTATATTCTTGGTGATCTTGGTAGTCGTCATAATAGGAGAATTTTTCAGTGCCTCTTCTGTCACCATTGTGGACACAGTAACACTCCAGTATCTGGGAAAACACAGAGATCGCTATGGATTGCAGCGcatgtggggctccctgggctggggcctggcGATGCTGTCTGTGGGCATCGGAATTGACTACACTCACATAGAAGTGCTCATCGATGGAAAGGGGTGTAAACCCCCTGAGTATCGGAATTACCAGATCGTCTTCATCGTCTTCGGAGTTCTCATGACCATGGCTTTGATTGTCGCCACTCAGTTCCGGTTCCGCTACAACCATTTCAAAAACAAtgaagataaaggaaaagaggTGGAGATCCCTCAAGTGGAGAGGAACAGCTCCACGGAGTCCTCTGAGGAGACACCAACCACCACGAGCCACTCACAGGCTTTCAGCTTTTGGGACTTAATCAGGCTGCTCTGCAGTGTGCAGTACGGCTCCGTGTTGTTCGTAGCGTGGTTTATGGGTTTTGGATACGGCTTTGTGTTCACCTTTCTCTACTGGCATTTGGAAGACCTGAATGGAACTACAACCCTCTTTGGGGTCTGTTCAGTCCTGAGTCATGTGTCTGAGCTGACAGCTTATTTTTTCAGTCACAAGCTTATTGAATTGATTGGCCACATCAGGTAAGAACATGCTTACTTTTGCTGCCCCCTCAGCAAGTGAGTCTCATCTTTTTATAATTTACAGCTCCTTTTAGCACATATAAGGAAATTGTAATTTGTactgggggtggggttggaaTGGGAATGGGGCTTTCTGTTGCTCTTCCTCCTTAAAATaggaacaaaaggaaggaagtaatGAACCTACTTGGattatctaaaacaaacaaaaaatgctgcTTCCTGTCTGTATGCTAAGAGGCTCTTGCAGTAAATGTTTTCAGGTACCAGGAGCACAAATTTAGTGACTAGATTATTCTGTGGACTTTAAAGGGTCCACTGGTCCCAGGCATTTGTGAGGGAGGGTTTAAGTGGATAAAGTGGATTAGGTTCTTTCAGCCTTCAGTTATTCTCAGCCACTCGTTGACACAGATGGAGCTTGAATATATGGTTGATGAGGATGTCCATTATATTTAATGAGGCTGTAACCCACCATAATCACTGATCCATGATATTACATGGAGGAGATTCTTATATgattttttcctgattattacATCCATCTCTGCATCTTTGTCTGCCATGAAGAcatgagacatttaaaaatcttccttttacCTAAATTTCCCATGAAATCTTTTtagtcaaaaaatatatataaatgcctAGTGTTTCTTATATAATGTTTCTCACCATTAATGTTTGTCTGAAGTTGACTGAACAGTACCTTGCTTTTTATAAGGCTTCCTGCTCTGTTGTTGGCTCTAAAATGTAGAGCCAGCTACACTTAAGCATTCTTACCTCAGAGAAAAGCATGGCATATCTCTCCCTAAAATTTGAAATTGCTGTAACTGAAAAAAAGCAACCATGTTGTGTTTGTATGTGGTAATTGTTAAGTCTGTCtctgagaaattaaaaaggagaaatagatactGACAAGATTTAAGAAACAgtgatcttttttcctttcctcttaactgaagattttaattaattaataacttaaataatttgatttaatttaaagcTTCAGCCTAGAATCATTCTTTTCTCCAaacaattgtgaatatttttttcttgtttggttggttttgctTTGGGAGGCTGTGTCCTGctgcttttgtttctcaaatCTTTGACCCCTTTGTTGTCACTAAACAAAGTCAAGCATTGTGTAGATGGTTCCCAGACCCACAGGGTCCCCAAGGCACATTCAGTGGGACCAGTTTGAAAAGAGTCTTGTAATATTAAGGACTTGGAATGTCCTTTAACTTTGTCCAGGTCATGTTTACATTCTCCGAGGTTTGTGGATTGACCATGATGCATTTAGACACTTCTCTTAAGCTTGAGTGTATGAGGGGCTTCTCTCCTCAactaagcatcttttttttttaatattttatttattcgtcagagagggagagagagcgcgcacaagcagggggagcggcaggcagagggagaacgggacttggtcccaggaccccgggatcatgacctgaactgaaggcagatgcttaaccgactgagccacccaggtgcccctcaaataaacaTCCTTAAACACAGTCATTTATTCCCAGAAAGGTACTCAGTTAGGTCTTACAAGTGAGCAGAGTTCCTAGATGTCATGGTTTAATCGGTCACTAGCATTAATTGAATATTGACTCTGTACAGAGTGTGAGTATGCgttctattttcaaagaaattgttAGGCTCTTCTCACGTGCTAAGAAGttccttttctgtctttgccttttGTCTGAGGTGTATGTTTTCATATAGAATCCTAGCAGTTTTACTATTAATTTTGTTAAGTACATGAAGCTTATACttgttttgttcgtttgttttccCTGAGCATTATTAGTTACTCATTACTTAAAAACCTATagctcaggggcccctgggtggctcagtcggttaggcatctgcctttggctcaggtcatgatctcagggtcctgggatcaaggcccctCGTTGGGCTGCCAGCTCAGCAagggaggctgcttcttcctctccctgtaccccttccccttgctcgtgatctctctctcaaataaattaaatcttaaaaaaaaaaaaaaaaaaacctacagctcaCTCTAATTTTCTGGTTTTATGTACAGAAaacatcttccttttcttatttaatgATGTGATGGAAGAAAAAGGCACTTGTGGTCACACTGCTGTCCCAAGAGTCTACTGGGATTCCATCAGTTTGTGGTCATTTATCTCTTCTGGATTTTAATTCTGTCCATTAAACATATTATCTTAACtacttttaaaagattctattagCTGGATTGTGATTATGCCCACTATTCAAGCAAAACAGATGTTTCTTTTGGTAAGAATTTGGGAGCCCAGTCAGGTGGTGGTGGTTGAGATTTGGGGGTTTGAAAGCGTGCTGATGACAGCTCTAAACCTCTCACTAGAAGACTATCATACATTAAATAGCTGACAAAGAGAAATTTTCTTTCCATGATTGATAGtcttttatgttttccttatAGGATCATAAGGAGGGATCTGTCTGTGGCTcttatgtatgcatgtatgttttTTCAGTATTCTGTGACTGTCTTATTGGGAGTTTGTTTTCAGGAGTTAGTACTGCCATAAAAATTGTGAATATCTTAATGTGGTCAGAAGTGGGTTTGCCACAACTTTTCTATATGGAttcataatgaagaaaaattcataccagaaaacagttttttaaaacagCATGTCCAATTTTGAAgtacttattattttaatagttagACAGTTGGGGCCCAGTTTTTCAGGAAATAAGCTATCagtctaaacacacacacacacacagtaaatgaTTTCTGGTTTTGATCTTGGATTTTGTCCTTCTCTGGAAAGTAGCTTTCTCAGGCAAGTAGGATAATTCTTAATATTTCCACTCAGAAAGGTAAATTTCTTTTGATGTGGAATCACAAGACTTTGGAATTTATAGCAAATATATAGGCTAATTTATGTAGAGATGATAACTAGACTTCTTTAACTAGAAATGTAAATGTATCTTAAGGGTATATTTATCCTGCTGAATGTTTTAACAGCTATGAGTAGAGTTGTGATCAAAATGCATTACAATTAATcatttgtaaatttgtaaatCATTATTGTCCAATATTAGGCCATCACCTATGTTATTtgattgaaatttatttattttaagggacACAAAAATCTACTCAATCAACTTGACTTTgccctaaaattctttttttttttaattttattatgttaatcaccacacattacatcattagtttttgatgtagtgttccatgattcattgtttgcgtataacacccagggctccattcagtacgtggtgccctctttaatacccatcaccatctTGAACTCAAGGCCAGTTTTGCTATGCAAATGTTATCTGGAAGGGGTAATAGATTAACCATTTTTAGCCATTAATTTCTACTTAATAGTAGTGAGATATCCCAGTGAGCTAGCTATCAGcttgggaaagaaggaaatatgtGACCCAAATAGCAAGAGGAGGAAAACAGGTTTTCCTGGTGTGGGAAGACCAAGAGCCCAGGACAAGACACTGGGCTACCCGCTGAGGACACGCGGGAGGTGGGACGTGACATTTTGCCACTGGAGGAACGGCAATCAGCATTATAAGAAGGAAGAAACTCTGCTGTTGGGAtgttcagggaaggcttcacagagaagGGGGAATTTGAGCCTGCCACTGAAGGAAGGATTTGGAGAAATCTTGTTCCTTTACCTACATTTtgctgcttctcctctcccttgctCTTACCATGGCTTCGTGCCATATCAGCTGATCCTAGATCTGCCGGCCCTCAGATCCTGTACGCACCGGGCATGGCAGGGTGCTGATTTCTGCAGGCAGCTTTCCCCTGGACCTGCTCTCCGGGCTGCTGCCTGGGCCCGGGCCCTGCAGTAGTTCTCAGCCGGCGGACTGAGCAGGCCCGCTGGTAGGACTCCTGCTGCTCAGGCTGCGCTCAGACCTCCCGCGGAGGACTCTCCAGGGCTGACCGAGGCATTCACCTTTTTGAAAGTTCCCCAGCTGATTGCACTGTGCGACCAAGGTTGATAACCACCAAGCTGGTGAGAGGCACAAGGGGAGGACCTGAGGGACGGAGGAAGGGAAAACATTCAGggcatttccttctctctctctctctcttttttttttttttagctcaggCAGTGTCTCCTGTGAGTTTTGGTGACCTTCCCTCTAATCTTTCCCAGCCTCGGGCCCTTTCTC of Halichoerus grypus chromosome 4, mHalGry1.hap1.1, whole genome shotgun sequence contains these proteins:
- the MFSD6 gene encoding major facilitator superfamily domain-containing protein 6 isoform X1 produces the protein MASDDKVAILTDDEEEQKRKYVLADPFNGISREPEPPSNETPTSTETTAIPEEEIDWIEKHCVKINNDLLISKVFYFFFYSAYGSLYPLLPVYYKQLGMSPSQSGLLVGIRYFIEFCSAPFWGVVADRFKKGKIVLLFSLLCWVLFNLGIGFVKPATLRCVPKIPPTSRPTNSSHLLTVLPTNSSITTSPRMREKRSLLPSTWPVIVETGPNVTETVIFSTAPNKTSMPTLQPQTDEITDHIMDFTLSPSTATPAFPGNVTRETTTAIVTTTKSLPSDQVTLVYDQQEVEAIFLVILVVVIIGEFFSASSVTIVDTVTLQYLGKHRDRYGLQRMWGSLGWGLAMLSVGIGIDYTHIEVLIDGKGCKPPEYRNYQIVFIVFGVLMTMALIVATQFRFRYNHFKNNEDKGKEVEIPQVERNSSTESSEETPTTTSHSQAFSFWDLIRLLCSVQYGSVLFVAWFMGFGYGFVFTFLYWHLEDLNGTTTLFGVCSVLSHVSELTAYFFSHKLIELIGHIRVLYIGLACNTARYIYISYLENAWTVLPMEVLQGVTHAAIWAACISYLSAAVPPELRTSAQGILQGLHLGLGRGCGAMIGGVLVNYFGAAATFRGIGMACLVILLLFALIQWLAVPDEEEDKTMLAERIPVPSSPVPIATIDLVQQQTEDVMPRMEPRLPPRKTKHQEEQEDVNKPAWGVSSSPWVTFVYALYQIKEMMQLTRDSRAPEIQPLQGTSENRENSLAGGARPVPCETHSDPSRNQPSPQAAASQTQSSPTHPSVDQRVEESEDQQAQPATGEH
- the MFSD6 gene encoding major facilitator superfamily domain-containing protein 6 isoform X2, translated to MASDDKVAILTDDEEEQKRKYVLADPFNGISREPEPPSNETPTSTETTAIPEEEIDWIEKHCVKINNDLLISKVFYFFFYSAYGSLYPLLPVYYKQLGMSPSQSGLLVGIRYFIEFCSAPFWGVVADRFKKGKIVLLFSLLCWVLFNLGIGFVKPATLRCVPKIPPTSRPTNSSHLLTVLPTNSSITTSPRMREKRSLLPSTWPVIVETGPNVTETVIFSTAPNKTSMPTLQPQTDEITDHIMDFTLSPSTATPAFPGNVTRETTTAIVTTTKSLPSDQVTLVYDQQEVEAIFLVILVVVIIGEFFSASSVTIVDTVTLQYLGKHRDRYGLQRMWGSLGWGLAMLSVGIGIDYTHIEVLIDGKGCKPPEYRNYQIVFIVFGVLMTMALIVATQFRFRYNHFKNNEDKGKEVEIPQVERNSSTESSEETPTTTSHSQAFSFWDLIRLLCSVQYGSVLFVAWFMGFGYGFVFTFLYWHLEDLNGTTTLFGVCSVLSHVSELTAYFFSHKLIELIGHIRVLYIGLACNTARYIYISYLENAWTVLPMEVLQGVTHAAIWAACISYLSAAVPPELRTSAQGILQGLHLGLGRGCGAMIGGVLVNYFGAAATFRGIGMACLVILLLFALIQWLAVPDEEEDKTMLAERIPVPSSPVPIATIDLVQQQTEDVMPRMEPRLPPRKTKHQEEQEDVNKPAWGVSSSPWVTFVYALYQIKEMMQLTRDSRAPEIQPLQLHIGKEMKGDQ